The DNA window TGTAAGCATAAAAAAAGTAACAGGTGTTTTTTATCTGTTGTTATGTCTCTAATACATTCCATGAAATTAAATATCTGAATAGTTTTGGTTCTTTTTGAAAGTATATAATGAACATTTGTTGAAAAAAATATGTTGATTATCATACCTAGAATAAATATTATAGATGAAATATATAATTTTCCTTTTTTCTTCAGAACTATTACATCCTTCCATAAATGCAATGTTAATTGTTAGATTCAATAATTATAATTAACATTAATATAGATTATTTTTTACCATCATTCTTTTCCCTTTTATTGAATATACATTTGTTCAACATACAATAGATTTTAATGTTTTCATTTCCAAATTCATCTTTAGTTTTAATATATGTCATTAAATATAAGCAACTAAAACATTTGCAATTATCATTTTTAAATACAATTCCATGCACAGCATCACCTCCCTTAATTTTATCTTTCGTATTCAGTTCCTATCTCCCAATTAAGTCCTCTTCCTTTTTGTAGTTCTGCTATTCTCTCTTTTAATGCATCGCCTTTTAATTCTTTATTTCTAAGATAAGTTAGAGGATAGTTTTGATTATTTGTATTATCAGATTTTGATAAAATATAAATAGCCGAAAATAAAAGCTCCATTCGATTATGAAGGAGCTTCTTATTTTGATATCGTTTATTTAATTTAAAGGTTTTTAATAGATTCTCTTTCGTATATTTTTCTGGTGGGTAAAGTTTTCTGTTTCTGCATTTTTTACCATTAGGAGTGATAAAAGTTATGTATTTCCTATTATCATCCCAATTAACTTTATAGCCTAGTTTTTCCATGTTTGATATAAATTCTTCTTTGCTTGTTGAATTCTTCATACATTCTTCTACAGCTAGATATAATTCATATTTCCATGATGTTCCTTTTGACTTACTACGATATTCTCCACGATTTTTATAGTTACCCTCTTTACCTCTCACAACTATTAATCCATATTGGCGACAAAGTTTATCTGAGTAATCTTTCAATTCTTGTAATTGTTCCTTTGATAATTGCCATTTACGACCTGTATCAGTATTAACAGTATTTATTATAAAATGAGTATGTAAATGGGCTTTATCAGTATGAACTGCATATACTACCTGAAATACTTTAAATATTTTATGTTCTAATAACTTATCAGCTATTTTTTTTATTATCTCTGGACTTGCTTTATCTTGCGGAGAAAAAGATTGTATGAAATGAATAAATTGTCTTCCTGTTTCCTTTTTATAATTTTGTTTGGTTAAGATGAATTCTTCGTAAGCTGTTGTTGTATTACAATTTAACCCTGCTGTTAAATGTAGCTCTGTCTTTTTAGGATTTAGTATGTAATTTATTGCTCTTTTCAAACCTGAATAAGTTGTGTTTTTACCTTTGATAAAATCAATTATTGCAATAATATCACCTTCTATTTCTATTATTTTCTTGTCTTATATTAATTAGGTATTTATAAATATCTTGCAGTAATTTGTTTATTGCTGATAAATTGGGATTGGTTATTCTTCCTTGATGACATAAGATGGTTAATTGATTAAGATTGTTACCAACTTTAGATAGCTGCCTTGTAAACTCCTGGATACCATTAATTATTATAATATCTTTTTTCAAGGCAGAGGAAATGATATATGCACTAACAGACATATTTGCTTTTGCTGATTTTGATCTTATTATTTCTAAGTCTTTACTGGAAATTCTAAATTTGAATTGTGTATCTTTTTTTATGGATATCACATCCTTTTGCATAAATAAATACCGTATCTTTAGTAGTTGATACGGTATTAAGGGGTGTGGGGAATCCCCACTTTTACAAGCTAGTTGTGTACACAAGTAGGAAGCTTGCCATCAACTAAAGTTGATGTTTTTTAGCTCCAGTAACTAATGTTTAATTATTTATTGAACGATTTAAGTAATCGGGTTGTTGATAAAAATATTTATTCAAAAACATATATTGTACTTTTAGCCCATTTTTCTCCTGTTATCTTTTCCATTTCTCTTGCTATCATCGAATAAGACACCCTTCCTTTAAATCTTTTTATTAGCTTTGTTTTTCTTGATGGTCGTTGTTTTACTAGTTTTTCCTATAATCTAGCATTCTGTTGTAAGATCTCTTCATGTTTTACTAATAACTCCTTATACTTAACCTTCTGTTTTACTACTTCATTTTTATATCTCTCATTATCATTTTCATCTATACTCATTTTTCATAAGTTTGTATTATTGTTATAATTTATTAAATCCTTTATGGTTTTATTTCTCCCTGTCAGCTTATCTTGTAATGTTGCTAATTCTTTTTATATTTTTTTAGCTTGTCTATATTATCAGAACAAAATATATTTAGCATTTTTCACTTCACTATTTTTTATTTATTTACATATATAATATAAGATGAAAACTAAGCCTTACACTCTTAGATTTAACTTGTATTATATAAATAAAAAAACTCCATTGGAGTGAGTCTAAATATAATATTCACATTCCAATGAAGTACACTAAAAAAGTATCCTCTATTTTTAGGATACTTAGTTTATCTATTAACTTAAGTAAAATCAATTATAATTTCCTATTCTATTCAATTAATTATTAATTAAATAATTTATTTTGCTTTTCAAAATATTTTTATCAAATATTTGTTCTTTATAATGTTGCAATTGCAATTTGTAAAGCTGATTTATAAACTTATATTCTTGTTTAAAATATTTTCTAAACTTATTTCTTATTGTATTAGAAATATCTAAATTATATTTCTCATAATACACCATTGCTCTAAGCAAATTTAATTCAACACTAGGATTTTCATCTAAAACAATATCTATTTCTTCAATATCTATATTTTCATTACAATTATCAATGAATAATTCAGTAGTTAAATTATAAGCATATGCATCTATATTTAAAAAAACAGAACTAAGCAAATTATTAATATTTGTATCCAATATCTTTTCTTTAAATGCCCATGTATCTTTTAAATACCAAATATCAAATTGAATAAATTTATTTTTTAATTTATATCCACCAAATCTATTCTTATATAGATTTTCATCACCATAATTATTCCTTAATACCTTATCAATACATATATATTCTTTTTTAGGTGATAGTACAATATCTATATCTCTAGGTGAAAATTGTACATCTGAAAAAAGATAATCTCTTACAGCTCCTCCAAATATTATAATCTCATAATATTTCTCTAAGTCTCTTATAGTCTTAATAGCAATTTTATCATCATTAATAAATTCATATAAACTTTGCTTAAAATTTATATTACGCATTTGCATAACCCCTTATTAAAGTAACATATTTCCAGTAATTTGCTTATGCAGATTTAAAGCATATGAATCAGTCATACAAGATATATAATCTACTATCAATTGTATTCCCTTATATAAAAAATCTTTTTTAGATAATTTATATGAAAGATTTTGTTCATCCCTAAAATTATCTGATATTAAGTTAAATAATTTTTGATCTTTACTTTTACTTCTTTTAAATGTTTTATTAAAAATATTCTCTCTTTCTTTATTCTCTTTGCCATCGCTTTCTTTGTAATAAAACACCAAAAGATTAAACATTGAATTTACAAATATATCAAGAAGTGTTGTTAAAATACTATTACCTATAATTTCTAATTTAAGTACTTCTTTACTGCTATATGCATAATCAACGCATAAACTTCTAATTATTTTTTCCATTTTACACGTTTTTTTTGATTTTGTCAATAAAGGACCTTCATATTTGCCACTCAATATTTCATTATGATTTTTTATAAATTCTTCACAAACTTCATTAATGAAATAACCTTGAATAATAATTTTAAAATTTTGCATACATATTAAATCATCTTTATTTTTAAACTTTTTATTTTTCTTTATATATTCCTTAATATTGTTATCACAATAATTTTCACTATTAAATTTATTCTTAATTTTGCTCCAAGAAATCAGCCCTTTTTTTACTGCATCTTCTAAATCCGCAAATAAATATGCTATATCATCTGATGCTTCTAATAATAATGTAACTGGATGTTTTGAATTGTTTGATAAATGAATATGTTTCCTAATTTCTTCACATTTAGCTTTTTCTGATTTAAAATATCCAAACTTACCGTTTTCAGAAAGCTTATTTAACGAATCCCATGGATACTTCATTAAAGTTGCAAGCGTTCCAAAAGTAAAATTAACACCATGTTTATCATTTAGTCTCTGTAATTTCGTTAAAATACGTATCCCTTGAGCATTTCCCTCAAACTTAATAAAATCGCTAAATAACACTTTAAGCTCTTCATCAGTAATATCATTACCTATAAATTCTTTTATATCAACCTTCCTTTGAAGTATCCATTTTTTAAAAAATTCCCTAATTATTGTTTCACCAAAATGTCCAAAAGGAGGATTTCCAATATCATGTACAAGTCCAGATACTTCTAATAACGAAGAAAGTTTATTTTTTCTCTCTATAGCATTTTCATCATCCCAAATTCTTTTTTCTATCAATTTTGTTCCTACTAATGATCCTAAAGACCTTGCTATAGCAGAAGCCTCGAGAGAATGCGTTAATCTAGTTCTGATAAAATCATTTTTCTGTAATGGAAATACTTGAGTTTTATCTTGTAATCTTCTTAAAGCTGAACTATATATTATTCTATCATAATCTTTTTGAAAAGAATTTCTATGATTATCTGTTGTTGTAGAATTTCTAAATCTTTCTTCAGATAATAATTTATCCCATATAACATTATATTCTTTAGTCATTATTATTTCTCCTTCATTAAAAATAATTTTTGCAATTCTTTACTACTCATTTCTTCATAATTCTTCTTACAATAACAATCATAATTACATTCTCTCATTTTAATATTACATTGCAGATTATTTGATTCCATATGTTTCAAAATAATATCATAAGCCCGTTTTCCATAATTTACTTCTTTAATTGAACTCGTACTATCAATAATTACTTCTTCTAAATACTTATCTAGAAATAAATTAAAATTTTCTTCTTTAAATATAATCATTTTTTTAAAAGTATTATCACCAAAATTTTCTATGTATTCATCTAACTTTAAATATGCGTTGCTAGTATCTATATTACATTTTTCCCAATTAACAGGATTTTCCTTAATTATTCTAACATTTGGAACTGACTCTATCAAACATTTAGTACTTAATTTGAATAATATTGGTCCATATAAATTTTGTCTTTTATAATTACCAAAACCTTCTTTATGTAAGTCATATACATCTAGAAAAATACAATCCCATAATCCATACTTTTTATCAATGATATCACTTTCTTGACTAGTTTGAGGTAAGCCAAGACTTTCAACAATACCTCTTGACATTAATTTATTTTGTTGAATAAAGGAACAAGAAGTGGTTAATGTATTAGCATGAAAAAAATTTTCAATTCCTTTAGATAATAGAAATTCATATAATTTTTTATTATTAATGTATTTCTCCATTTTCAATCCCCCTAGTAAAAAATAACCTTTAATTATTATGGTATAATATTCACTTCATAACAAAAGTATACAACAATTTTAACTATTATTCAATTCATTAAATCTTTTTGATATTGCGTAAATTTATTAAATATTTATAAACAAATTTCTTCCTCTATCTCATTATTGTTTTTTAGCCTTAAATCAACAATATCGACTAATTTTGTCAAATCCTCATTAAAATCTTTCCCCTTGGGAACATGTCTATTTATCACATATTGATCATTGAACTTTTCGTTTATCCTTTTACTTCCTAGATCACCTGCTTTGTCATTATCTAGGCAAATTACTATGTTTGAGATGGTTTGATGTTCTTTTAAATATCTTTCTAATGCTATGTCAGCTACACCCCCCAGGGAAATGCAGTGATTTTTGAAGTTATTGATGTTATATAATTTAATCATGGATAGGTAACTCATCAAGTCTATAGGACTTTCAAATACATTAACTGTATCACTTTTTCCTATAATACCAAAGGGAAAACTTTTATCAGAGTTTTCAACATCACCTCTGTAAGTTTTCCCTTGGGTATTTGTACTTCTATATGATGCGTATCTTGGTATTCCTTCTTTGTCATAACCTATAAATACGCAGCTTCTATATTTATTTTCATATATCTTTTTCTGTTTTATAAAGTCATATACTATATCCTTATCTATTTTTCTTGTTTTGATTAGATAAGCTATCATGTGGTTATAAGTACTGTTTTTCTCAGGTAAGATTAATTCACCTTTTTCTTCTTCAACAACCTTATTATCTGGTTCACATTTTACTATTTCATTTAATAATCCTAATAGTTGTTTTACTGCTTCTACCCATGTTTTTTGTTCCATTTCCATTACAAATTGTATTACTCCTCCACCTTTATCTCTAGTAAACCAATACCACTTCTCACCATTTGAATGAATGTACAATCCTCCGTACTTTGGTATTTTAAATGAGTTTCTTGACATTTTTTTTAATTCATATCCTGAATTTCTTGCATAATCAAGTATATTTACACTATTTGCTGATGCTATTTGTTCATCTGTAAACCTTCGTTTTTGCTTTAACATCATATCAGCTCCTATATTACAAGTTCTTCTGTTTTATCATATTCACTTTTTTCTATTTCAACTGTGTTATCATCTTCAATACTATCTTCATGACTTAATACATCATCCTTTGAGTTATTACCAATATCCAGTTCTGCATTAAGCTCTGCTTGTCTTTTTATCTTATCTCTTAATTCATCTTCATATTGAAATGCCTTGTCATACTCTAATTTTGACTGTTTTATATTCTTTCTATATTCCTCCAACTTTGTTTCGTATGTTGATATTTTAGATTCTAGTGAATTTAGTGCATTTTCTATTCTTGTCATATTTCCATGTGGACTACTTCCTAGTTCTATCGAATATCTTAAGTTGCCATGTAATATAAGCTTTGGTCTATCATCGAAATAATTTCCTTTTAATATAATTCCAAAGCCTCTATAATTACCTGCATTTATTTCTGAACCATCTTTTTGTACCTTTGAATAAAAACTCTCTAGCATTGTTCCTGCATCTTGCTTTTCATCAAATATTTTGCCACCAATATTAATTGAAAAGTCTTGGCTGTTATTCATATCTCTTCTTTCTATATCCTTGATTATACATTCTATCTTTTGTTCTAGTTGTGTAATGAGCTTAGGATATCTTATTGTAAAATCATCTTGTAATGAATATCTTTGACTGTTATATGCTGATTTTAGTACCTTTAATCTGCTTACTTCGTTATCTATATCCATCTTTTGCTTTATCTTTGGATTGCCTGTTGCTAATGCTTTTACTTCTGCAAAGGATAATACTGTTTCATCTATATCTTCACAGCTTCTAGTTACTGATTTTGAAGTCATTATTTGACTTATGAATTTCTGTTTATTTTCTACAAGTCCCCACATATAAGAGTCAAATGTACCTTTGGTTACATATCTGTAAATATAAACTTCATCATTCATATTTCCTTGTCTTAATATTCGCCCTTCCCTTTGCTCTATACTTGATGGCTTCCATGCTGTATCTAAATGATGTAATGCTATTAATCTATCCTGTATATTAACTCCTGTTCCCATTTTACTTGTGCTACCAATTATTATTCTTTTTTCTCCACTTCTCATATCTGCAAATAATTTTTCTCTTTGTACTTCAGTTTTTACATCATGTATAAAGCATATTTCTTCTTTGGATATTCCTTTTTTTATTAGTTTATTTTTTATATCATCATAAATACAAAAA is part of the Vallitalea longa genome and encodes:
- the dgt gene encoding dGTP triphosphohydrolase gives rise to the protein MTKEYNVIWDKLLSEERFRNSTTTDNHRNSFQKDYDRIIYSSALRRLQDKTQVFPLQKNDFIRTRLTHSLEASAIARSLGSLVGTKLIEKRIWDDENAIERKNKLSSLLEVSGLVHDIGNPPFGHFGETIIREFFKKWILQRKVDIKEFIGNDITDEELKVLFSDFIKFEGNAQGIRILTKLQRLNDKHGVNFTFGTLATLMKYPWDSLNKLSENGKFGYFKSEKAKCEEIRKHIHLSNNSKHPVTLLLEASDDIAYLFADLEDAVKKGLISWSKIKNKFNSENYCDNNIKEYIKKNKKFKNKDDLICMQNFKIIIQGYFINEVCEEFIKNHNEILSGKYEGPLLTKSKKTCKMEKIIRSLCVDYAYSSKEVLKLEIIGNSILTTLLDIFVNSMFNLLVFYYKESDGKENKERENIFNKTFKRSKSKDQKLFNLISDNFRDEQNLSYKLSKKDFLYKGIQLIVDYISCMTDSYALNLHKQITGNMLL
- a CDS encoding relaxase/mobilization nuclease domain-containing protein, with the translated sequence MKRAINYILNPKKTELHLTAGLNCNTTTAYEEFILTKQNYKKETGRQFIHFIQSFSPQDKASPEIIKKIADKLLEHKIFKVFQVVYAVHTDKAHLHTHFIINTVNTDTGRKWQLSKEQLQELKDYSDKLCRQYGLIVVRGKEGNYKNRGEYRSKSKGTSWKYELYLAVEECMKNSTSKEEFISNMEKLGYKVNWDDNRKYITFITPNGKKCRNRKLYPPEKYTKENLLKTFKLNKRYQNKKLLHNRMELLFSAIYILSKSDNTNNQNYPLTYLRNKELKGDALKERIAELQKGRGLNWEIGTEYER
- a CDS encoding DUF3991 and toprim domain-containing protein, with the protein product MLKQKRRFTDEQIASANSVNILDYARNSGYELKKMSRNSFKIPKYGGLYIHSNGEKWYWFTRDKGGGVIQFVMEMEQKTWVEAVKQLLGLLNEIVKCEPDNKVVEEEKGELILPEKNSTYNHMIAYLIKTRKIDKDIVYDFIKQKKIYENKYRSCVFIGYDKEGIPRYASYRSTNTQGKTYRGDVENSDKSFPFGIIGKSDTVNVFESPIDLMSYLSMIKLYNINNFKNHCISLGGVADIALERYLKEHQTISNIVICLDNDKAGDLGSKRINEKFNDQYVINRHVPKGKDFNEDLTKLVDIVDLRLKNNNEIEEEICL
- a CDS encoding plasmid mobilization protein — encoded protein: MQKDVISIKKDTQFKFRISSKDLEIIRSKSAKANMSVSAYIISSALKKDIIIINGIQEFTRQLSKVGNNLNQLTILCHQGRITNPNLSAINKLLQDIYKYLINIRQENNRNRR